The Aedes aegypti strain LVP_AGWG chromosome 3, AaegL5.0 Primary Assembly, whole genome shotgun sequence genome contains a region encoding:
- the LOC110679413 gene encoding uncharacterized protein LOC110679413: MQTSRLLCFLFWTSTAWTDIRIYDLTNNPIAIIPLGQARISNSYIRVIHPVNLTAIKDAIDLFDYVTKNSDLNNSLFDQVIRKKINKIHLTFNRIVPQNRFKRWESLGRAWKYVSGSPDADDLKVINSTINSLVTENNNQIHINNVFEKRMRNLTRTFNLLIDNEQKLENVTFKSFDSLNFVFELDELLYYLEVVEESITLARSSIPNSRIIHERELEAIQRILNGNGFGLDSVDSILNIASAYVMFNKDTFIYILKIPRIKNVPYTLSFVEPVIAEGYRIHLPKPFYLKGKTSFISQSPCSKLKALFVCSNTNLEPLTECMQQLISGETADCPMERIYGDKTIRKVNDGNIVIHGDNITLRSNCSTTRFLSGSYLIQHSNCMLNLDDEEYTSTNLEIQPFTPVTTIKVNPTNVINHIPLEHLQELHLEHRNQIDHLNLTTENIHWKLNIFGWIVSASATTLLVFILGTIITIVFKLFIFKTVFAPNMREGTKENSSSTEAHPESRSIPLIPQQ; this comes from the exons ATGCAGACTTCAAGACT ACTATGTTTCCTATTCTGGACATCTACAGCTTGGACAGACATCCGCATTTACGACCTGACTAATAATCCCATAGCAATCATACCTCTCGGACAGGCCAGGATTAGTAACAGTTATATCAGAGTAATTCATCCCGTAAATTTAACAGCCATAAAAGATGCTATAGATTTGTTTGACTATGTAACTAAAAATTCTGATTTAAATAATTCACTTTTCGATCAAGTTATTagaaaaaagataaataaaataCACTTAACGTTCAACAGAATTGTACCTCAAAACAGATTCAAGAGATGGGAATCACTCGGTAGGGCGTGGAAATACGTATCAGGCAGTCCTGATGCGGACGATTTGAAAGTCATTAACTCAACAATCAATTCTTTAGTAACtgaaaataataatcaaataCACATTAATAATGTATTCGAGAAAAGAATGAGAAACCTTACAAGAACATTCAATCTTCTGATAGATAACGAGCAAAAATTAGAAAATGTTACATTTAAAAGCTTCGATTCACTTAATTTTGTATTCGAACTTGATGAACTATTGTATTACCTAGAAGTTGTCGAGGAATCCATTACATTGGCGAGAAGCAGCATCCCAAACAGTCGCATCATTCACGAACGGGAACTGGAAGCCATACAAAGAATCCTCAACGGCAATGGCTTTGGACTTGACTCGGTTGACAGTATTTTGAACATCGCCAGTGCTTACGTAATGTTCAACAAAGACACATTCATATACATACTGAAAATACCCAGAATCAAAAACGTACCGTACACACTCAGCTTCGTTGAACCAGTAATTGCAGAAGGTTACCGCATTCATTTACCAAAACCATTTTACCTGAAAGGGAAAACTTCATTCATCTCACAAAGCCCATGTTCTAAGTTAAAAGCTCTCTTCGTGTGTTCCAATACCAATTTAGAACCACTCACAGAATGTATGCAACAACTAATCTCCGGAGAGACAGCTGATTGCCCCATGGAACGAATCTATGGAGATAAAACTATACGAAAAGTTAACGATGGCAATATTGTTATTCACGGAGACAACATCACCCTGAGGTCCAACTGTTCAACCACCCGATTCCTTAGTGGATCATACCTCATTCAGCATTCAAACTGTATGTTAAACCTGGACGATGAGGAGTACACAAGTACTAACCTGGAAATACAACCGTTCACACCGGTTACCACAATCAAGGTAAATCCGACCAATGTGATAAACCATATCCCGTTGGAACATTTACAGGAACTACATTTAGAGCATCGGAACCAAATAGATCACCTCAACCTAACAACGGAAAATATACATTGGAAACTAAACATCTTTGGGTGGATAGTTTCCGCTTCAGCAACAACGTTACTGGTCTTCATACTGGGTACAATCATAACCATAGTCTTCAagcttttcattttcaaaacagTCTTTGCACCGAACATGCGAGAAGGAACCAAGGAAAATAGCAGTTCAACCGAGGCGCATCCTGAGTCGAGAAGCATACCGCTTATCCCGCAGCAATAG